The Polypterus senegalus isolate Bchr_013 chromosome 1, ASM1683550v1, whole genome shotgun sequence genome includes a window with the following:
- the LOC120514311 gene encoding polyubiquitin-like: MELTVKFLNGKTYLLDVNPSITVKELKQQIESQSGYPAQCMDLAVQNGSTNTLEKEDWRLDQYGLKPGTIVTVINAKPKPMQVFLKNDKGQTRTYEIQPGETVTDFKQKVYRGEKVPTDQMILIYEGKQLENGRKMDDYNIRANTTIYLQLRLRGG, translated from the coding sequence ATGGAGCTGACAgtaaaattcctcaatgggaaAACATACCTCTTGGATGTGAATCCCTCCATTACTGTGAAAGAGCTAAAGCAGCAAATAGAGAGCCAATCTGGATATCCAGCACAATGTATGGATCTAGCAGTTCAGAATGGATCGACAAATACTTTGGAAAAAGAGGACTGGAGACTTGATCAATATGGGTTGAAACCTGGGACTATTGTGACAGTGATCAACGCCAAACCAAAGCCCATGCAGGTGTTTCTGAAGAATGACAAAGGTCAAACAAGAACCTACGAGATACAACCTGGTGAAACTGTCACAGACTTCAAGCAAAAAGTCTATCGGGGTGAAAAGGTTCCTACTGACCAGATGATACTTATATATGAAGGAAAGCAGCTGGAGAATGGCAGAAAAATGGATGACTACAACATTCGAGCCAATACGACCATTTATCTCCAACTACGTCTCCGCGGAGGATAA
- the LOC120514326 gene encoding polyubiquitin-like: protein MDLKITFLTGKSILLTVNPSTTVKELKQKIAQQTEHKAEHLKLAVVNGQMLELVMDHWSLTQYKVQSGNTVTVLIRESIQVFLKNDKGKLNPYEIKHDETVKEFKQKVHHKEGIPPNQQRLFYEDQLLEDSRKMEEYRIKVHATIILRLQLVGG from the coding sequence ATGGacttgaaaataacatttttgactgGAAAGTCAATTCTCCTTACAGTAAACCCATCAACTACAGTGAAAGAGTTAAAGCAGAAAATTGCACAACAGACAGAGCATAAAGCCGAACATCTGAAGCTTGCAGTTGTAAATGGACAGATGCTTGAACTCGTAATGGATCACTGGAGTCTCACTCAGTACAAGGTGCAGTCTGGGAACACCGTGACAGTTCTCATCAGAGAGTCCATACAGGTGTTTCTGAAGAATGACAAAGGCAAGCTAAACCCATACGAGATCAAACATGATGAAACTGTCAAAGAGTTCAAACAAAAAGTACATCATAAAGAGGGGATCCCACCAAATCAGCAGAGACTCTTTTATGAAGATCAACTGCTGGAAGACAGCAGAAAAATGGAAGAGTATCGTATCAAAGTACATGCCACCATTATTCTCCGCCTTCAGCTTGTAGGAGGCTAA
- the LOC120514303 gene encoding polyubiquitin-like, with the protein MELTVKFLNGKTYLMDVNPSITVKQLKQQIESRSGCPAQRMNLAVQNGSTNTLEKEDWRLDQYGLKPGTIVTVIITEPKPMQVFLKNDKGQTRTYEIQPGETVTDFKQKVYQGEKVPTDQMVLIYEGKQLENGRKMDDYNIQANTTIYLQLRLRGG; encoded by the coding sequence ATGGAGCTGACAgtaaaattcctcaatgggaaAACATACCTCATGGATGTGAATCCCTCCATTACTGTGAAGCAGCTAAAGCAGCAAATAGAGAGCCGATCTGGATGTCCAGCACAACGTATGAATCTAGCAGTTCAGAATGGATCGACAAATACTTTGGAAAAAGAGGACTGGAGACTTGATCAATATGGGTTGAAACCTGGGACTATTGTGACAGTGATCATCACCGAACCAAAGCCCATGCAGGTGTTTCTGAAGAATGACAAAGGTCAAACAAGAACCTACGAGATACAACCTGGTGAAACTGTCACAGACTTCAAGCAAAAAGTCTATCAGGGTGAAAAGGTTCCTACTGACCAGATGGTACTTATATATGAAGGAAAGCAGCTGGAGAATGGCAGAAAAATGGATGACTACAACATTCAAGCCAATACGACCATTTATCTCCAACTACGTCTCCGCGGAGGATAA